GAAACGGCAGGGAATTACGATCCGAAAAGTAAACCTCAAAAATTTTAAAGAAGAGGTTGTGAAGATTCGGGAAGTGTACAATTCGGCATGGGACAAAAACCTGGGATTTGTGCCCATGACCGATAATGAATTTGATTACCTGGCCAAAGATCTGAAGCTGATCCTCGACCCTAATTTTTGCATAGTGGCCGAAAAAGACGGAAAGTTTGTAGGCTTTGCGTTGGGAATACCCGATATCAATCAGGTACTAATCAAAATCAGGCGCGGGCGGCTGTTACCGACGGGGATTTTTAAATTGCTTTTTCAAAAGAAAAACATTACCCGTCTGCGGGTATTGACCTTGGGTGTACTGGAAAGCTACCGTAAAATGGGCATTGAAGCCTGTCTCTACGGCAGTATCATCAAAAATACCTACGGCACTAAAATTACGGGCGGTGAGTGTTCGTGGATGCTGGAAGATAATTACCTGATGAACCACGCCATCGAACAGATCAATGGCAAGCTTTACAAAAGGTACAGACTGTACGAGAAAGAATTATGAGCAACAGGGTACTCATTACGGGAGCAAGCGGCTTTATCGGTTATCACCTGATCGAAGCCGCTCAAAAAGAAGGGTTGGAAGTGCACGCAGCCGTCAGACGTTCCAGTAATGTAAGCCACCTCAGAACGCTTAATCCCGTATTTGTCTATCCCGAATTGAGTGAGAAAAATGCGTTAAAGAAACTATTGGAGGAAGGCGAGTACACGTATATCCTTCATGCGGCGGGAGCCACACGGGCCAAAAACAGTCAAGCCTATAATGCCGTCAATGCCGATTGTACCCGGTTGTTGGCCGAAGCTGCGCTGGAGGCCAACATTCCGCTGAAACGGTTTCTTTTTATGAGCAGTTTGGCAGCGTTGGGCCCTGTACCGTATTCGGATGAACAACCCATTACGGAATCTACGCCGCCGATGCCCATTACGAGTTATGGAAAAAGTAAACTGTTGGCAGAGAAGTACTTAGAAGAACTGAAAGAATTGCCCCTGACCACCATACGGCCTACAGCTGTGTACGGACCAAGGGAAAAAGATCTGTTCATTCTTTTCAAAACGCTCAACAAGGGCCTTGACGCTTACATCGGGACTGATCCTCAGCGGCTGAGTTTTGTGTACGTTAAAGATTTGGCAGAAGTCACGATTTCTGCCTTACTCAAAGGTCAAAACAAACGTAACGTATATAATATCTCTGATGGATTTGCCTATGACCGATACGCTCTGGCGGATTCGTTCAAAACAGTGACCGGCAAACACCCACGTCGGGTGCATTTGCCGGTAGGAGTGCTGAAATTGGCCGCCAATATTATGGAGCTTGGAGCCGCTTTTTCGCCGGTTGCCCCCGTGGTGAACCGTGAAAAAGTAAACGAATTGACCGCTCCCAACTGGTATTGCAGCATTGAGGCCGCCCAAAGGGAGTTGGATTATCGCCCTAAGTATTCGTTAACAGCAGGAATCGCGGAAACATGGCAATGGTATATATCTAACCGTTGGCTTTAAAGCGTACCTCCTGAGAAGTACCCATTCATCAGGTTTATAAAGCCTGAGCAGACCCGATCAATGAACAGTCATGATGAACAAAGGGCAAGCAGCCCGCAGTAAAATGAAAAAATTATCCGCACATATAGCCTCCCTGCTTTCCATTGTATGGCTTACGGTGGGAATCACGTTTGCTCAGACGACCACCGTAAAAGGAATCATTTCCGATGCTAAAACGGGCGAAACCCTCCCGTATGTGAATGTACAGGTAGTAGGCACCACTATAGGCAGCACGTCGGATGCCGAGGGGCGCTATAGTCTCAGTATACCCGCCAACAAATCCGTTTTGAAATTTACTTACATTGGGTATGTATCCATTGAAAAGAACATTACACAGGGTATTGAGCAAAGTATCAATGTCAAGATGACTGTCGATGCGCTGTTGCTGAAAGAAGTGACCGTCAGAGGAAAAACAAGCCGTTATCGCAACAAAGACAATCCTGCCGTACAGCTCATCCGGGAAGTGATTGCGCACAAAGAACAAAATCAGATGGCCGCCTATGATTTTGTGGAATACGAACAATACGAAAAAATAGCCCTTTCACTGAGCAACCTCTCCGAAAGTTTTAAGGAGCGCAGAATCTTCCGAAATTATCAATTTTTGTTTGTCAATCAGGACTCTACCGAAATAGGCGGCAAAAACCTGCTGCCGGCGTATATGCAGGAAAAACTCTCCAAAGTGTATTTCCGCAAAAATCCCTATACCAAAAAACAATGGGTAGAAGCCGACCGAAAGGCCGAATTTGACTCAAAATTTATTGATAACGACGGCCTTAACGCTTACTTCAGACGGTTGTACGAAGATATTGACATTTACAAAAACGACATTTCTATCGCCACCAACCTGCTCCTCAGCCCCATTGCCAATACTGCTCCTACGTACTATAAATTTTTTATCCGCGATACCGTCAAGACCCAAACCCCGTGGCTGGTCGAGCTTGGGTTTGTACCCCGCAATAAAACCGATATGCTGTTTGAAGGGAAACTTTTTGTTACCCTCGACAGCAACTACAGCGTTCAGAATGCTTATCTGACCGTCAACAAAGACATCAACCTCAACTTCATGCGCGACCTGGAAGCAAAGCTGGAGTTTGAAAAAGGAACGGACGGGCGCTATCATCCTACCAAAACCACTCTGGGAATGGAGTTTGCGCTGGGCGAAAAAGCCGCCGGGCTGTACGGACAGCGTGTCATGAATTTCAAGAGTTTTACCGTGAATCAGGCCCGGCCCGACAGCATTTATAAAGGGCCCGCACAGGAAAACGTGACCGCTCTGCTGGCGGTCAACAAAGGCGATGCCTATTGGAACAATGTTCGGCATATTCCGTTGGAACGGCTGGAACGCAATATCTACCGAAATGTAGACACCCTGCAAACCATTCCTTCCTTCCGAAGAACCATGGACATTGCCACGCTTTTTCTGGCAGGGTACAAATCATTCGGCATCGTAGAGGTAGGACCGGTCAATACTTTTTACAGCTTTAATCCCGTGGAAGGTTTCCGCCTGCGTTTTGGCGGCCGCACCACTACCGAACTAAGCAATCGGCTGTTTTTTGAATCCTATGCCGCGTATGGCTTTAAAGATGAAAAATGGAAATACTTTTTCAGCGGTACGTATTCACTCAATAATAAATCGGTCTATCAATTTCCCTTTCATTACGTACGGGCCAGTTTTCAGCGCGACACCAAGATTCCGGGACAGGATCTGCAGTTTGTACAGGAAGATAACTTTTTGCTTTCGTTTAAGCGTGGTGATAATAATCGCTGGCTGTACAATGATATTTTCAAGGTGGAATACATTCGGGAGTTAGCCAATCACTTTTCATACAGAGTCGGTTTTACCCAATGGAATCAAAGCCCCGCGGGAATTCTCCGGTACCAAAAGATTGATAATGAAGGCAATGTGCAGGAGGTACCACGGTTGAAAAATACCGAACTGAGCCTTGAACTTCGCTATGCACCCAATGAGCAGTTTTACCAAGGCAAGCTGTACCGTACGCCGCTCATCAACCGCTCTCCGATCTTTACCCTGCGCTACAATGTGGGCGTAAAAGGATTTTTGTCGGGAGAGAACAATTACCATAACATCACCGCCAATATTGCCAAGCGCTTTTACCTCTCACAATACGGCTACGCCGATGTGACGACCGAAGGCGGTTACATTATCGGAAAGAACATTCCGTTTCCGTTGTTAATGATTCATCGTGCCAACCAGACCTACGCCTATCAGTTGAATTCGTATAACCTGATGAATTTTCTGGAATTCGTAAGCGACCACTACGCCAGTGTAGACGTCCAATATTATTTCAATGGATTTATATTCAACAAAATACCGTTGCTCAAAAAACTGAAACTGCGCGAAGTGGTCAGTCTGAAGGCACTGGTGGGCGGCCTGCGTGACGAAAACAACCCCGACAAACAATCATCGGTTTTTCGTTTTCCCGTAGATGGGCAGGACAAATCCATCAGCTACTCATTAGGGCGCACGCCATACGTGGAGGGAAGTGTCGGAATTGCCAACATTTTCAAGTTATTGCGCTTAGATCTGGTCAAACGTTTCAACTATCTTGATCACCCGGGCGTATCAGAATGGGGCATCCGAGCACGTTTTAGAGTTGATTTTTAAGCAAGTTTAGAAAGCAATAAATCAGCAGGCATTTGCGTCCTATGAATTCGCATAAACAACAGGGTGGCTTTACGCAAAGTTAAAATTTTATTACCGGTTAACGTTCGATTTATCAATTAACAAAACATTAAATCATGAATTACGCGATCATTGCAGCAGGAGAGGGTTCACGGTTGGCAAAGGAAGGATTCACACTTCCCAAGCCAATGGTCCGGCTGCATGGCGAGATGCTGATCGACCGTCTGATTGCCGTTTTCAGTAAAAATCGGGCCGAAAGCATTCTGATCATCATCAATGAGGCTTCGGAAGCGCTGGAAAAACACCTGACCGAAAACACCTATGATGTGCCGGTTCGTATCATCAAAAAGTCTACGCCAAGTTCATTGCACAGTTTTTATGAGTTGTTGCAGGCGGACAAAAACATCCCCGAACTGTGCCTGACCACCACCGATACGGTGTTTACGGAAGAAGAGTTCCAATCCTATATTCACGCATTTGAACAGCAAAGTGAACTGGACGGTCTGATGGCAGTGACCACCTTTGTAGATGACGAAAGCCCTTTGTTTGTGACCACCGATGAGCAATTATTGATTACGGCATTTACCGATACCAACAGCACTGATACGCCCTTCGTCTCGGGCGGCATTTATTGTTTGCGCCGCAAAGCCCTTGAGGTAGTGAGTCAGGCCGTAGAAAACGGCACCAACCGGATGCGAAACTTTCAGCGCCGATTGATCGATAACCAATTAACTATAAAAGCATTTCCCTTCTCAAAAATCGTAGATATAGATCACGTAAGGGATATTGCCACTGCCGAGCTTTTTCTGAGCACTGCGCAGTCTACACCAAACCATGAAGTTGTTGTATAATGAATACATTTGAGATACTGGGAGTACATCGAAATAAGAAATTTTCACCCAACCACATCGGAAATGACGATGCCATTTTTTCCCTAACCTCGCAGGCCCTTCAACGAATGGGTTGCTCGGTGAGCATTTGCAGTGAAGACGATTTTTTACATAGAGATACTATTGAACAACGCTTTATCTTTACCATGGCCCGTCAAAAAGAAGCGGTAAAGAAATTGCAGGAATTGGAGCTGGCGGGCAAGGTCATTGTTAATTCAGGTTTCGGGATCGAGCAGTGTTTCAGAACCAACATGACCAATGGCTTGGTCGAACATGGAATTCCTTACCCAAAAAGCTTCATTGTTCCCACTTCGTATGTCGGGAATGATGTTTTTGAGCAATTGCCGGGCAAGGGATTCTGGATCAAGCGGGGCGATTTTCACGCCATTCACAAAGAAGACGTGACCTTTGCCGCGAGTGCCGACGAAGCCCGGGAAATCCTGCGGGAATACGAACTCAGGGAAATTCCCGATGCCGTTATTTCCGAGCATTTGATGGGTGATCTGGTGAAATTTTATGCCGTACGCGGTACCGACTTTTTCTATTGGTTTTATCCGTACGCCAACAATCACCACAAATACGCTGACTATGAAAACATCAACGGCAAATCATTGTATTACCCGTTTGAAGAGAATGCGCTGCGAAAAGCCGCCGCTGCCTCGGCCGAAGCGCTGAACGTTCATATTTACGGAGGCGACGCCATTGTGGGCAAAGACGGGCGATTCCACATCATTGACCTGAATGACTGGCCCAGTTTTGCTCCGTGCCGAAAAGAAGCCTCCGAATCCATTGCACAAGCCATTTTTCAACAATTTACCGTAGCCATTTGATGGAAAATTTGACCAAAACACCACCCATTGACCCAAAGGAGGCACCCCAAAACAGCGCTTTTCAAAACTCACTGAAATCAAGTGATACCGAAGAGCAGATCGACATCTGGTTTTATCGCCCGATAGGCTATCGAATCGCGCTTTTCTGTGCAAAGGTCGGCATCACGCCCAATCCCGTGACCATCGTCAGCATCTTTTTCGGCGTGGCGGCGGGGATCCTGTTTTATTATCAGGAATTGTGGATAAACGTGATCGGAATGTTGCTGCTGGTGTTTGCCAACTCCCTCGACAGTGCCGACGGGCAACTCGCCCGCATGACCAACAATAAAAGTCGTTTGGGAAGGATCTTAGACGGCGCAGCGGGAGATTTTTGGTTTATTTCCATTCACATAGCTCTGTGTCTGCGCAGCCAAAATGAAGGCTGGAGCGCGTTTATCTGGGTGCCCGGCGTGGTAGCGGGGGCATCGCACGTGGTGCAGTCGGCCATGGCTGATTACTACCGCAACGTGCATTTGTTCTTCATCAAAGGCACCTCGGGCAGTGAATTGGACAACAGCCGTGAATTGCAAAAAGAATACGATACGCTTTCCTGGTCAAAAAACTTTGGCATGAAGCTGGTGGCGCGGTTTTACTTAAACTATACCAAAATGCAGGAAAGCTTCTCGCCAAACCTGCAAAAGCTGCTGGGGGTTGTTCGTCAAAAATACCCCTCAGGATTGCCCCAATGGCTGGTGACTGAGTTTAGAGCGCAAAATAAGCCCCTGATGAAATATACCAATATCATTCAGTTCAATACGCGGGTTCTGTTTTTGTTTTTGTGGTTGTTTATCGACCAAGCCTGGATCTATTTTCTGTTTGATATCTTTATCCTGAACCCCATTCTCATCTACATGTGCGTGAGTCAGGAAAAAGTAAGTCGTCATTTTTACCAAAAAATTATTTCTTAACTTGAAAAGAACCACCCTCTATAAGGCCCTGTTTTTGGTCCTCGGTATTTTCTTCCTGGGCTATATGGTGCATGGCATGGGGCTTGACGTGATTGGAGCCAATATCCAAAAAATGGGTTTTTGGTTTATTCCCGTTATTGGCAGTTGGCTGGTGATTTACATTCTGAATGCGTTTGCCTTTAAAGCCATCATCGAAGAGCCGCAACTGCCCGCAAGCGACCTGCCTTTTGGGTCGGTACTTCGGCTGACCATCACGGGCTACGTCATCAATTATATCACTCCTTTTGTGGCATTGGGCGGTGAGCCGTACCGAATCCTATTGCTCAAGCCCGCTTTGGGGATTCGTAAAGCCAGCTCATCCGTATTGCTGTACAGCCTGATGCACATGTTTTCGCACGTGTTATTTTGGCTGGCCTCCATTGTACTCATTGTGGCGGTGGTCCCTCTCACCCCACTTATGCTCATGGGATGCGGAATTATGCTGGTGGTAGGCGTGCTGCTGGGGCTTTGGTTCATTCGCGTCTATAAACGCGGCCTGACGGTCAGTACGTTTCGGTTGTTAGAGAAAATCCCGTTTGTCAAAAAGAAAGCAGCCGCTTTTTTTCAGGAAAAAAGAGAAGCCTTGTACGAAATTGACGAGCAAATCAGAATTTTATACGCTGAGCGAAAACCCCGCTTTTACACTTCCCTGGCGCTTGAATTTGTGGCGCGCGTGGTGGGTTGCGCCGAAATTTATTTTACGGCACAGGCTATCGGGCTTGATATGTCAATCACAGAATCATTGATCGTCAGTTCGGGTTCTTCGCTATTTGCCAACCTGATCTTTTTCTTTCCCATGCAACTCGGCACCCGCGAAGGAGGCTTGGCGCTGGCTTTGCAGAGCATCGGAATGCCCGCCGCTGCAGGGCTTTTTATCGGTATTGTGGTACGTATCCGAGAGTTGGTTTGGATTTTCATTGGACTCCTGCTGCTCCGCAAAACTAAGGTGACCCCCCCGGCTGTAGTGGTGAATCAGCCCATGATGAATGAGTAAATTTATTCACTAATCACTAATTCACACATTGAACTATGATAAAAGGAGTTTTACTGGATTACGGCGGCACGATCGACACCAATGGATTGCACTGGGGGGGAGTCTTGTGGGAAAGTTACCGGAAATACAAAGTCCCGATTGATCGCGAGACCTTCTCAAAAGCTTATTCGTTTGGAGAGCGTGCTTTGGCCATTCACCCGATCGTGAAGCCCGCACATACGTTTTTAGACACGCTGCGCTTGAAAATTGAACAACAGTTTCTATTTTTAAGAGATAATGGGTGGAAGGGAGAAGCTGACTTGATGGAAGCCATTGCAGCAGACTGTCACCTTTTTGCCAAAACTACTGTGGCGCAGGCCGCTCCCGTATTGGAGCAACTTGCCAAACGCGGTCCGCTGGTGATGGTTTCTAATTTTTACGGAAACATCCACAGTGTTTTGCGGGATTTTGGCATTGATGCTTATTTCAGTACGGTGGTAGAATCGGCCGTAGTGGGCGTCCGAAAGCCCGATCCGGCCATCTATCAACTCGGAGTAGACGCGTTGCAATTGCCCGCCCAAGAATGCGTGGTCATAGGCGACTCGTACAGCAAGGACATTGTTCCGGGCCACGAGACCGGCTGTAAAACCATCTGGCTGAATGTGCAGGGCTGGGAAGATACCGACCGAAAAGCAGCTTCGGTCGCCGACCTTGAAATCAACAATTTTGCCTCGGTTATTGAGGCAATTGAGGCGTTGAGCCGTTAGGCCCCGCGTCACATGAAAAATACTGACACTAATTACGATAAAAGTATGTACGATATATGCACCATCGGCCATATCACACTTGATAAAGTGGTGACGCCTCAATCGGTTAAATACATGCCGGGAGGCACTTCCTTTTATTTTTCCAAAGCCCTGCAAAAGGAAAAGATCCGCTATGCCCTGGTCACGGCACTGGCACCGAGCGAACTGGGGGTGGTGACAGAACTGCGAAACTCGGGCGTTACGGTATATGCCTTGCCCAGTGAGCATTCGGTGTATTTTGAGAATATTTACCCTCAGAATCAGAACCACCGTGAGCAGAATGTATTGCAGAAAGCCTCGCCGTTTGATGTACCTGTTCTACCCGATATTGAGGCTAAAATCTATCATTTAGGACCTTTACTTTCCGACGACATTTCGTTGGAACTCCTGAAATTGCTGGCCTCCAAAGGCATTGTTTCGCTGGATATCCAGGGGTATTTACGGTACGTGAAAGACAAAAAGGTGCTGTACAAAGACTGGGTCGATAAAAAAGAAGCCTTGCCGCACGTGAGTATCCTGAAAGCCAATGAGTTTGAAATGGAAGTGCTGACCGGAAGGAGTAAAGTACAGGAAGGTGCAAAATACCTGGCCGATATGGGCGTCAAAGAAGTGATCATTACCTTGGGCAGCCACGGCTCGGTCATCTATACCGACGGTCATTTCCACAAGATTCCCGCATTTACGCCCACCAATGTAGTGGATGCCACCGGCTGCGGCGATACGTACATGGCCGGCTACCTATCCAAAAAAATAGCCGGTGCCGACATAGTGGAAGCGGGGGAATTCGGCGCGGCGATGGCCACCATCAATATCGAAGCTTCGGGTCCTTTTTCGGGCGATTTTGCCAAAGTGGAAAAAGTATTGAAAAATGGAACCCAGGAAGGGTATGAAAAGGTTTTCTCCTGGGCAGAGGCTTGGTCTTCGGTCGTATAATATGTTTTTCAGAAGGATTACAATTACCATGAAATTTCCGATTGTCCTATGGCTGTTGATTGCCCCTTTGCTTTTTTCGTTTTCAACGCTGACCGGCAAAGCAGACAAAACACCACTCCCCGACCCCGAAACCTTTCCCGTTCCCAACGGAATTCCGGGACTGCTGTTTTACATACAACGCGACCCCAATACCAATACGATCTGCTATGAGATCAATATCAATAAATACGGTCAATTGGAAAACGATGACCCCGTTCATGCTTTCTGGATACGGTATCCGGAAGGAGGAACGCGCAAAGACCTGAACTATATCCAACGGAAGTTTGCCTACGGCATCAACGTAAAAGCCACGGGCAACGAACGCTATGAATTGAGGTCAGTAGCGTATTCGAAGCTTCCTTTGCTGCTGAAAAAAGATATCAAAAACAATTTTCGAGTCTATACCGATATTAATAAAAAAGAATGCGTGCTGAACCGGGTGTTCATTCGCATTGACGGCGGGACGTTCTGGTCGCCCAATGTGTTGTATATTGAACTGAAAGGAACGGAAACCGCAACGGGAAAAACGGTAACTCAACGCATCAAGCCGTCTTAACACGGTTCTGAATTAAGTTTTCGGGTTCACTTCATTGTACTTCCTTCTCTGACACAACCGCCTCCCGAATCGTTGTTTTTCATTTAAGTATACCATTCAGCAGGATATTCATACGTTGATTATGGATATCGAGTGAACCCTTTTATAAATTTATTGTTTTATTATCTATATCCACCGAAGGTACTATTCACATCATTCGTATTTCTTATCATCCCGAATGGCCTGTGCGCCCCCTGCCGGACAGTCCGGAATTCTTTCCATGACGGGAAGAATTTGAAAGCATCATCATTCGGTCAGTTAAGACAGTAAAAGATTATGAAAAAAATGCCTGTACTCAGCAGCAGCCCTCTTTCGGTTGCTTGGGTGAACGTTATGCCGCCCCTGTTCATTGCCC
Above is a window of Runella slithyformis DSM 19594 DNA encoding:
- a CDS encoding PfkB family carbohydrate kinase, which produces MKNTDTNYDKSMYDICTIGHITLDKVVTPQSVKYMPGGTSFYFSKALQKEKIRYALVTALAPSELGVVTELRNSGVTVYALPSEHSVYFENIYPQNQNHREQNVLQKASPFDVPVLPDIEAKIYHLGPLLSDDISLELLKLLASKGIVSLDIQGYLRYVKDKKVLYKDWVDKKEALPHVSILKANEFEMEVLTGRSKVQEGAKYLADMGVKEVIITLGSHGSVIYTDGHFHKIPAFTPTNVVDATGCGDTYMAGYLSKKIAGADIVEAGEFGAAMATINIEASGPFSGDFAKVEKVLKNGTQEGYEKVFSWAEAWSSVV
- a CDS encoding HAD family hydrolase, with product MIKGVLLDYGGTIDTNGLHWGGVLWESYRKYKVPIDRETFSKAYSFGERALAIHPIVKPAHTFLDTLRLKIEQQFLFLRDNGWKGEADLMEAIAADCHLFAKTTVAQAAPVLEQLAKRGPLVMVSNFYGNIHSVLRDFGIDAYFSTVVESAVVGVRKPDPAIYQLGVDALQLPAQECVVIGDSYSKDIVPGHETGCKTIWLNVQGWEDTDRKAASVADLEINNFASVIEAIEALSR
- a CDS encoding DUF4833 domain-containing protein — encoded protein: MKFPIVLWLLIAPLLFSFSTLTGKADKTPLPDPETFPVPNGIPGLLFYIQRDPNTNTICYEININKYGQLENDDPVHAFWIRYPEGGTRKDLNYIQRKFAYGINVKATGNERYELRSVAYSKLPLLLKKDIKNNFRVYTDINKKECVLNRVFIRIDGGTFWSPNVLYIELKGTETATGKTVTQRIKPS
- a CDS encoding CDP-alcohol phosphatidyltransferase family protein, producing MENLTKTPPIDPKEAPQNSAFQNSLKSSDTEEQIDIWFYRPIGYRIALFCAKVGITPNPVTIVSIFFGVAAGILFYYQELWINVIGMLLLVFANSLDSADGQLARMTNNKSRLGRILDGAAGDFWFISIHIALCLRSQNEGWSAFIWVPGVVAGASHVVQSAMADYYRNVHLFFIKGTSGSELDNSRELQKEYDTLSWSKNFGMKLVARFYLNYTKMQESFSPNLQKLLGVVRQKYPSGLPQWLVTEFRAQNKPLMKYTNIIQFNTRVLFLFLWLFIDQAWIYFLFDIFILNPILIYMCVSQEKVSRHFYQKIIS
- a CDS encoding lysylphosphatidylglycerol synthase transmembrane domain-containing protein, giving the protein MKRTTLYKALFLVLGIFFLGYMVHGMGLDVIGANIQKMGFWFIPVIGSWLVIYILNAFAFKAIIEEPQLPASDLPFGSVLRLTITGYVINYITPFVALGGEPYRILLLKPALGIRKASSSVLLYSLMHMFSHVLFWLASIVLIVAVVPLTPLMLMGCGIMLVVGVLLGLWFIRVYKRGLTVSTFRLLEKIPFVKKKAAAFFQEKREALYEIDEQIRILYAERKPRFYTSLALEFVARVVGCAEIYFTAQAIGLDMSITESLIVSSGSSLFANLIFFFPMQLGTREGGLALALQSIGMPAAAGLFIGIVVRIRELVWIFIGLLLLRKTKVTPPAVVVNQPMMNE
- a CDS encoding nucleotidyltransferase family protein; translated protein: MNYAIIAAGEGSRLAKEGFTLPKPMVRLHGEMLIDRLIAVFSKNRAESILIIINEASEALEKHLTENTYDVPVRIIKKSTPSSLHSFYELLQADKNIPELCLTTTDTVFTEEEFQSYIHAFEQQSELDGLMAVTTFVDDESPLFVTTDEQLLITAFTDTNSTDTPFVSGGIYCLRRKALEVVSQAVENGTNRMRNFQRRLIDNQLTIKAFPFSKIVDIDHVRDIATAELFLSTAQSTPNHEVVV
- a CDS encoding NAD-dependent epimerase/dehydratase family protein; the protein is MSNRVLITGASGFIGYHLIEAAQKEGLEVHAAVRRSSNVSHLRTLNPVFVYPELSEKNALKKLLEEGEYTYILHAAGATRAKNSQAYNAVNADCTRLLAEAALEANIPLKRFLFMSSLAALGPVPYSDEQPITESTPPMPITSYGKSKLLAEKYLEELKELPLTTIRPTAVYGPREKDLFILFKTLNKGLDAYIGTDPQRLSFVYVKDLAEVTISALLKGQNKRNVYNISDGFAYDRYALADSFKTVTGKHPRRVHLPVGVLKLAANIMELGAAFSPVAPVVNREKVNELTAPNWYCSIEAAQRELDYRPKYSLTAGIAETWQWYISNRWL
- a CDS encoding DUF5686 and carboxypeptidase-like regulatory domain-containing protein, encoding MKKLSAHIASLLSIVWLTVGITFAQTTTVKGIISDAKTGETLPYVNVQVVGTTIGSTSDAEGRYSLSIPANKSVLKFTYIGYVSIEKNITQGIEQSINVKMTVDALLLKEVTVRGKTSRYRNKDNPAVQLIREVIAHKEQNQMAAYDFVEYEQYEKIALSLSNLSESFKERRIFRNYQFLFVNQDSTEIGGKNLLPAYMQEKLSKVYFRKNPYTKKQWVEADRKAEFDSKFIDNDGLNAYFRRLYEDIDIYKNDISIATNLLLSPIANTAPTYYKFFIRDTVKTQTPWLVELGFVPRNKTDMLFEGKLFVTLDSNYSVQNAYLTVNKDINLNFMRDLEAKLEFEKGTDGRYHPTKTTLGMEFALGEKAAGLYGQRVMNFKSFTVNQARPDSIYKGPAQENVTALLAVNKGDAYWNNVRHIPLERLERNIYRNVDTLQTIPSFRRTMDIATLFLAGYKSFGIVEVGPVNTFYSFNPVEGFRLRFGGRTTTELSNRLFFESYAAYGFKDEKWKYFFSGTYSLNNKSVYQFPFHYVRASFQRDTKIPGQDLQFVQEDNFLLSFKRGDNNRWLYNDIFKVEYIRELANHFSYRVGFTQWNQSPAGILRYQKIDNEGNVQEVPRLKNTELSLELRYAPNEQFYQGKLYRTPLINRSPIFTLRYNVGVKGFLSGENNYHNITANIAKRFYLSQYGYADVTTEGGYIIGKNIPFPLLMIHRANQTYAYQLNSYNLMNFLEFVSDHYASVDVQYYFNGFIFNKIPLLKKLKLREVVSLKALVGGLRDENNPDKQSSVFRFPVDGQDKSISYSLGRTPYVEGSVGIANIFKLLRLDLVKRFNYLDHPGVSEWGIRARFRVDF